GCACGTCGGCACGGTCCAGAGAATTCACGTTTGGTGGACTCTGACCAGCGAATACGTATTACATAAAGACGAGGGACTGATTGACCGCTTCAGAAAAACAATGATTATAACTGTGTTTGCTgcgtcctgttttttttttaaaacacagatcATGATAAATAAACAACTGGGAATTTGTGCATCTAATCTGTACGTAGAGTGGGACTAAGTCTGACAAAGTCTAGTGGGAAGGAACGTTGATTCTAGCAGAAACAAACGTGAAATAACAAGGGGTCTGGCGGGAAGGAACAGAAACATGAAGGAACGAGGGGTCTAGAGGGGAGGAACAGGAACATGAAGGAACGAGGGGTCTGGCGGGAAGGAACAGGAACATGAAGGAACGAGGGGTCTAGAGGGGAGGAACAGGAACATGAAGGAACGAGGGGTCTAGAGGGAAGGAACAGGAACATGAAGGAACGAGGGGTCTAGAGAGAAGGAACAGAAACATGAAGGAACGAGGGGTCTAGAGGGGAGGAACAGGAACATGAAGGAACGAGGGGTCTAGAGGGAGGAACAGGAACATGAAGGAACGAGGGGTCTAGAGGGAAGGAACATTAACATGAAGGAACGAGGGGTCTGGGGAGGAACAGGAACATGAAGGAACAATGGGTCTGGCGGGAAGGAACAGGAACATGAAGGAACGAGGGGTCTAGAGGGAAGGAACAGGAACATGAAGGCAGGGGTCTAGAGGGAAGGAACAGGAACATGAAGGAACGAGGGGTCTGGCGGGAAGCAACATGAAGGAACGAGGGGTCTAGAGGGAAGGAACATGAAGGAACGAGGGGTCTAGAGGGAAGGAACAGGAACATGAAGGAACGAGGGGTCTAGAGGAAGGAAAATGAAGGAACGAGGGGTCTAGAGGGAAGGAACAGGAACATGAAGGAGCGAGGGGTCTAGAGGAGGAACAAGAACATGAAGGAACGAGGGGTCTAGATGGAAGGAAAATGAAGGAACGAGGGGTCTAGAGAGGAAGGAACATGAAGGAACGAGGGGTCTAGAGGAAGGAACAGGAACATGAAGAACGAGGGGTCTAGAGGGAAGGAAAATGAAGGAACGAGGGGTCTAGAGGGGAGGAACAGGAACATGAAGGAACGAGGGGTCTAGAGGGAAGGAACAGGAACATGAAGGAACGAGGGGTCTAGATGGAAGGAAAATGAAGGAACGAGGGGTCTAGAGGGGAGGAACAGGAACATGAAGGAACGAGGGGTCTAGAGGAAGGAACAGGAACATGAAGGAACGAGGGGTCTAGAGGGAAGGAACATGAAGGAACGAGGGGTCTAGAGGGGAGGAACAGGAACATGAAGGAACGAGGGGTCTAGAGGGGAGGAACAGGAACATGAAGGAACGAGGGGTCTAGAGGGGAGGAACAGGAACATGAAGGAACGAGGGGTCTAGAGGGAGGAACAGGAACATGAAGGAGCAGGGGTCTAGAGGAAGGAACAGGAACATGAAGGAACGAGGGGTCTAGAGGAAGGAACATGAAGGAACGAGGGGTCTAGAGGGAGGAACAGGAACATGAAGGAACGAGGGGTCTAGAGGGAGGAACAGGAACATGAAGGAACAAGGGGTCTAGAGGAGGAACAGGAACATGAAGGAACGAGGGGTCTAGAGGAGGAACAGGAACATGAAGGAACGAGGGGTCTAGAGGGAGGAACAGGAACATGAAGGAACGAGGGGTCTAGAGGGAGGAACAGGAACATGAAGGAACGAGGGGTCTAGAGGAAGGAACAGGAACATGAAGGCGAGGGGTCTAGAGGGAGGAACAGGAACATGAAGGAACGAGGGGTCTAGAGGGAGGAACAGGAACATGAAGGAACGAGGGGTCTAGAGGAAGGAACAGGAACATGAAGGAACGAGGGGTCTAGATGGAAGGAAAATGAAGGAACGAGGGGTCTAGAGGGAGGAACAGGAACATGAAGGAACGAGGGGTCTAGATGGAAGGAAAATGAAGGAACGAGGGGTCTAGAGGGAGGAACAGGAACATGAAGGAACGAGGGGTCTAGAGGGAGGAACAGGAACATGAAGGAACGAGGGGTCTAGAGGGGAGGAACAGGAACATGAAGGAACGAGGGGTCTAGAGGGAGGAACATGAAGGAACGAGGGGTCTAGAGGGAAGGAACATGAAGGAACGAGGGGTCTAGAGGAAGGAACAGGAACATGAAGGAACGAGGGGTCTAGATGGAAGGAAAATGAAGGAGCGAGGGGTCTAGAGGGAGGAACAGGAACATGAAGGAACGAGGGGTCTAGAGGAAGGAACAGGAACATGAAGGCAGGGGTCTAGAGGAAGGAACATGAAGGAACGAGGGGTCTAGAGGGGAGGAACAGGAACATGAAGGAACGAGGGGTCTAGAGGGGAGGAACATGAAGGAACGAGGGGTCTAGCAGGAAGAAACGTGGGAACAGGACTGCGGCTTAAGGGTGTGCACCTACGTGACTGAGTCCATACAGCCACACACCAGTTTCCTCACCTGCGTGTAGTCAGGTTTAAGAGGGGGGTTTTCCCGGAGCTCGGCGTCGGTGTACTCGTTGTTGACGTAATACCCGATGCGAATAAACTCCTGTCCTCTGTACGTGCAGGTGATCAGGACCACGGTGACGCCCACAGCATCACTCTCGGGGATCAGACCTGTGTTCGGGGCATCagcctgtctcacacacacacacacacacacacacacacacacacacagattatttACATTGATTATTTATCCATAAGATGGAAATTTCTATTCAGATCTTGAGAAAATGAAACATAAATCTGTTCAAACTGACCTGAAAGACAAACATGTGTCTCCCCGCAGGCACCGGCCCCACCAGGACCGAGTCCAGGGTCTGGTCGTACTCCTCGCTCTCCGCCGAGCCCACATAGATGATCTTCCACTCGAGATCTGGAATTAGAATCAGGGTTGTGTGCATGAGCAAAACTCAAATCGAAGACGTTTCCTCACGTGTCGCCTCAGTGTCGACTTGGAAAAACTGTGCCTCCGAGTTTGGAGGTTGTGATCATTAATAAGTGGTGCAGTAAAGAGGTTTTGGTCAATTATAGAAAACTTGCATTAATGACAATAAGTTGTTTTTGaataagctccgcccacacaGCGAATCGTCAGGATTCAAGAGTTATCTTAAGACGATAAGACGAACGCTTTCCTGACAACACCCCATTCTGATAACCAGGGTCCTGCTTCACGTTCACATCACAGTCCTGTTCCAATGCCCTCACGTGACTTGAAGGCAGCACGAGAAGCCATGAGAGgtttgttttccaaaaaaaagccagaaaacATGTACTGTCAACTTTTACAAAGccttcccacaatgcactgctcCAGCTTAGCATCCTCCCTGAAAGGACACAAAAGAGCTCAGTGCTTCTTATAGTGTGCAAGTTAGTAGTAGTGACCATTTAGGGGCGCACACACACCGGAAGTGCATTTGATTGATCACATCCAGGTTGTTttgggaaatattttttttaaagaatacatTCATAAGAGTTCAGTACGAAATGCAAGATCTGGAAGTTCCATTAAATTAGGACAAATTCGTTTGGAAAATGCATAATTTCCAATACAACGACAAGAAAAGATGGAAAATTGAataatttaatgcaaaaaaaagaacagaatttGCATCCTATTAGTATTCATGCACGTGCTCGTGGACTCTTATCACGTGAAAATGCATTCAAGTGTTAACAAAACAATCCACTTTTCGTCTGTACGATGCACAAAATATGAACATTTgcacaacaataaaaaccagaaaatatatttaaatttttccaTTGAGCGCCGCTCGCGCCTCGTCCCGCCATAATGACGTCACACATACAAGTCGCTAGGCTAACCTAAGCTAAtcccttttgtttattttttatttttttacggaGCAGAAAAATAAGCCTGACCTTCAGGAAGATCCTCCATGCACTCGAAAGTGATCTCGAACTGAAAAGGATTCCCGAAAGGACTCGGGTTGTCCAAAACAGCAACGTTTAACACTTGAACCTTCGCCATTAGCCTCCAACGAGCTGGTGAGTCGACAAGCGGAAAAAAGGTCGCAAACTGTCGTAAACCCGCGaagaaaatattcaaaatatttgcTGATGTCTTGATGTTGTTTGGTTTAATAAAAATACGTTTTTAGGAGATATTTCTCGGGATAAAGAGCAAAATATTAGCTTCCCTAGCTAGCTTTTTTTGTTCCGAGAAAACCAGTGGATGAATTTAATgccccccaaaaaacaaaataataaaaaaaacacgagCGTCCTATTGATCCGTGTATACgtcctgtaaaataaaaaaataataataattgcagaaAGGATAATTTCGTACGCCGCGGAAATATAATCCCGGACTAAGAATAAAAGCCGGAGCTCCTTTCTGCTTCTCTCCCGCCAGTGTGTTCAGAACATTTCAATAAAACGTCAAAAAGCGGACCAGACTCTGAGCGCTGATTGGTTGGATGCGCGACACGTGCCTTAAAATACTAAACGATGATTGGTTGCTGGCGACATCCGGGGCTGAAAAGTTTTTCCTGTCGGTTTCCGGTCGCTGTCATTTCCATCCTCTGACTCCATgggctgtgtctcaaatcaTTTATTGTTAAAACAGCAAACTAAGCTAGAAGTCAGCCATTTTCTAGGGTGGTGCAAATCAGACAACATGGTTCCCTACTGCCTTGTTCTCTACAAGCATCAAACTGCATCATGGATCATTTCTATCCTGACCCCTaacagagtatatatatatatatatatatatatatatatatatatatatatatatatatatatatatataagaaaagaaaagagagaatggGGTACAAATATTAAAAGTCACACTTTGTTATTATACAACACTAAATGTTTCTTACAATGAATTTACTTCAAGTTTTGAGGCCTTTGAGTTTCTTAATGGAAGTAAAGAGGGACTGAATATCGAAGAAAAATAATCTGAAATCGAGAATCAAAGAAATGCAAAAGAACTCAAAtaagtgcaaaaaaattaaaaaaattgtagaGAACAAaaatgatgatagatagatagatagatagatagatagatagatagatagatagatagatagatagatagatagataggcaggcaggcaggcaggcagacagacagacagacagacagacagacagacagacagacagatagatagatagatagatagattgataaatagatggatagatagatagatagatcaatcAAAAATACAAGAACACAATAAatgtgagaaaacaaacaataacaaataaataaatataaacaataaatgctaaaaaaacaaaacatagatagatagatagatagatagatagatagatagatagatagatagatagatagatagatagacagacagacaaagcgacggacagacagacagacagacagacagacagacagacagacagacagacagacagatagacagatagatagatagatagatagatagatagatagatagatagatagatagaacactAGTACAGATTTACCATATAGAACTGTACTTGTACTTGTTTATATGTGATTTCTCATGGGAGTTGAAcaattttgtggaaattcattcaCTTCtggtaaaaacatttaaaaactttacGTTTTTTTCAAActcagaatgaaaaaataataaaacgagaaatgagaaaagaaagaaaaaaacctgctAGGTTCGCTTTGCAACTTCAGGGAAATGCTCTCGGTGCCTAGTTTAACAGTAAAATGACGTTTCACTGCCGCAGAAACAGAGCTGGGAAGCGCTGAGATGAGTAGCAGAATTCCTGCTGAAAAAAGGAGTAATCAGGAATATTACtcacataaaaatgttttgtttcagtTGTGATTGTTATCTCATGGTAcaactttttatccattttaagAGGAAATAATTACTTTTATGGAAACTTGTTTAtcaattttaatttgtttagtaTTTTGTAAATGGACGTTGCCCCAAGGCGGCTTTACAGATTGCAATTGTAAACGTCGTAAACGAGTCTCTATATACTGATCCATAATGAGTAAACCAGTGCTGACaatggggaggaaaaaaaaattccctgaaatggtatgaggaagaaaccttgagatgaacccAGAGTCAAATCTTCAGGGTGATTGAGGACCTGAACCATTATAGCagattgtttatattaattccagtccaaatccatcttcacgGTTCTTCAGTTTACAGTGAACTTAAGGATCTTCAAGGTGTTTACGGCAGGAAACGTCCTCAGCTACAccgagaactccatccagaggtaggcaGAGCGTCAGGGTGAATCAGGCAGGTCCGGAGAGAAGAAGGAGATCAGGAGCACTGGTGGCTCAGGAACATGAGTAGCTCAACAATGCTCCACTCCCACATGTCTACAGAAGCTCTCAcaagtaattaattaatcttgtattaaatattcattcatgAATTCATtgcagtaaacaaacaaacaaataaataaatctatgaATGAATTTACGACAATTTGACCTGAGAACGCTCATTCTTTTTTCTGATGCCAAATgggattattttctttttctagaaTAATTATGGACTTCATagtgttaattaataaatgaagacAGTGAATACGTGAAGACAGTTTGGACTCACTGCGCTTCCTTACTGTATTAGTGTACAAATCTGAAGTCAGTGTAAAGGTGTTATGatttatttagaattatttATACAGAAAAATGTTACTGCAGGGCTGTAGAGTGTATTTATGTCGTTACTGATGGTCTCAGAAACACAGCTGCTGAATGGTTAATCATTTTCACATGAGGTGAAAGAGGATTAACCCACTGTGAACTGGTAAAAAGTCTTTGCAGCTTTTGGCGTTCTGTAGATTATCTGATTGTTCAGGATTTAGAGCGAGACCTGATTCGGAAATTACTTTGTCTGTTTAAGACCTGGAGCatgggtgtgtggtgtgtgtgtgtgtgtgtgtgtgtgtgtgtgtggtaaccACAGTGACAAGATAGTCATCCGAGTGTGTCATTCGTTCACATTAGCATTGAGAGATCTATCAAACgtttaaatggattaaattcaaaCTTTTAGGaggttaaaagtaaaaaaaaaaggatcccAGGATGAATCCAATCTATTGTTCATTGTGAGGGGAAGAAAAGAtaagggaggaggaggagagtgcGTGGTTTTAGAGGTCCTGAGCACAaaggtcgtgtgtgtgtgtgtgtgtgtgtgtgtgtgtgtgtgtgtgtgtgtgtgtgcatgtgtgtgtgtgtgtgtgtgtgtgtgtgtgtgggcatgtcCCTATAAGAGCAGGAGTATCTGTTGTCCCCACAAAGAAAActgtgttttaaaaacaaagcctgctgcttttatttatttatagattattcATCTAAAATCTTTaggtatatattataatattataatcattataatcacAAGAATAAGGTTcgactctaaccctaactcttaccCTAAACAATGAGGCTAGATCATTAATGAGGTCAGTAGAAGGTCCTTACGAGGATAGGAAgacaaacaaatgtgtgtgtgtgtgtgtgtgtgtgtgtgtgtgtgtgtgtgtgtgtgtgtgtgtgtgtgtgtgattttatgaggaccaaatgtccccataaGAACATCTGATAGTTCGGAGTTGTGGATGtaacattaataaacataaataattagAAGGTAAAacaatgctctgtgtgtgtgtgtgtgtgtgtttgagagagagagagagagagagagagagagagagagagagagaaagagcgagactCTGCCAGCAGTGTTTACTGAACACAGTAGAGACAGAGCTGTACTTCCTCACTGAATGCACTAAATACAACCACATTCTAACCCAATTCACCAAAATGAACCAAATTGTCCCCAATCTAAATCAGTCCCCGACAAACTGCGCCACCTACTGGGGGCACAGAGAACTACACACCCGCAGCCCACTACATAGACACCTGCCACCAGGTGAGGGACAGTGTG
This genomic interval from Silurus meridionalis isolate SWU-2019-XX chromosome 22, ASM1480568v1, whole genome shotgun sequence contains the following:
- the asf1ba gene encoding histone chaperone asf1b-A, with amino-acid sequence MAKVQVLNVAVLDNPSPFGNPFQFEITFECMEDLPEDLEWKIIYVGSAESEEYDQTLDSVLVGPVPAGRHMFVFQADAPNTGLIPESDAVGVTVVLITCTYRGQEFIRIGYYVNNEYTDAELRENPPLKPDYTQLQRNILASNPRVTRFHINWEGCSEKMEDSENVDPSPNVMLPPSCPPGKAPPLGLMPDNSMDCL